One window of Pelmatolapia mariae isolate MD_Pm_ZW linkage group LG18, Pm_UMD_F_2, whole genome shotgun sequence genomic DNA carries:
- the alg3 gene encoding dol-P-Man:Man(5)GlcNAc(2)-PP-Dol alpha-1,3-mannosyltransferase, translated as MAGVGGVRRKSPVSPSPLWGKLYTLWQDKHLLLFKTEYTLLVVSVLWFLEIGINVWVIQKVAYTEIDWKAYMDEVEGVINGTYDYTQLKGDTGPLVYPAGFVYIFTALYYITGHGVNIRLGQYIFAFFYLVTLLLVFRIYHRTKKVPPYVFFFVCCASYRIHSIFVLRLFNDPVAMMLLFAAVNLFIDGYWTLGCGLYSLAVSVKMNVLLFAPGLLFLLLSEFGLMKTIPKLSLCAGIQVVLGLPFLLENPVGYMSRAFDLGRQFMFKWTVNWRFLPEWVFLNRYFHLLLLAAHLLTLLLFAFRRWKRPGESIFELLKEPGKRKIPAQKSTVDQIVLILFTSNFIGMCFSRSLHYQFYVWYFHSLPYLLWSGGVKKLAHLLRVLILGLIELSWNTYPSTNSSSAALHVCHLIILLCLWLAPPLLSAAAETQEQKAVKDKRH; from the exons ATGGCAGGAGTTGGAGGTGTGCGGAGAAAGTCTCCCGTTTCCCCGTCCCCGCTATGGGGGAAACTCTATACGCTTTGGCAGGACAAGCATTTGCTCTTGTTCAAGACGGAATACACCTTGCTGGTGGTTTCAGTTTTGTGGTTCCTGGAGATCGGCATCAATGTGTGGGTCATACAGAAAGTAGCAT ACACTGAGATCGACTGGAAAGCATACATGGATGAAGTGGAAGGAGTTATCAATGGCACCTATGACTACACCCAGCTGAAAGGGGACACAGGCCCTTTGGT GTACCCAGCTGGGTTCGTCTACATCTTCACAGCTCTCTACTACATTACCGGCCATGGGGTGAACATCCGTCTGGGCCAgtacatttttgcttttttctacCTCGTCACACTGCTGCTTGTCTTCAGAATATACCATCGCACCAAAAAG gtTCCTCCCTATGTGTTCTTCTTTGTGTGCTGTGCATCCTATCGGATCCACTCCATCTTTGTGCTCCGTCTCTTTAATGACCCAGTGGCCATGATGCTGCTGTTTGCAGCTGTCAATCTCTTCATAGATGGATACTGGACTCTGGGCTGTGGCCTGTACAG TTTAGCAGTATCTGTGAAAATGAACGTGCTTCTCTTTGCCCCTGGATTACTTTTCCTCCTCCTGTCGGAGTTTGGTCTAATGAAGACGATCCCCAAGTTATCGCTGTGTGCAGGCATACAG GTTGTGTTGGGGCTCCCTTTCCTCCTAGAGAATCCCGTTGGTTACATGAGCCGTGCCTTTGATCTTGGCCGCCAGTTCATGTTCAAGTGGACGGTCAACTGGCGCTTCCTGCCAGAATGGGTCTTTTTGAATCGCTACTTCCACTTACTCCTGCTGGCCGCTCATCTGCTCAccctgctgctctttgccttccgCCGCTGGAAGAG ACCAGGAGAAAGCATCTTTGAACTTCTAAAGGAACCAGGCAAGAGGAAAATCCCAGCTCAGAAAAGCACTGTGGATCA GATTGTGCTGATTCTGTTCACCTCTAACTTCATCGGCATGTGCTTCAGTCGCTCATTGCACTACCAGTTTTACGTCTGGTACTTCCACTCGCTGCCTTACCTGCTGTGGAGTGGAGGTGTCAAGAAGCTGGCCCATCTGCTCAG GGTCCTGATCCTGGGTCTGATCGAGCTTTCGTGGAACACCTATCCCTCTACTAACAGCAGCTCAGCTGCCCTTCACGTCTGTCACCTCATCATCCTCTTATGTCTCTGGCTAGCTCCACCTTTGctttcagctgcagcagaaacacaAGAGCAGAAAGCTGTTAAGGACAAACGCCACTGA
- the mul2 gene encoding mitochondrial ubiquitin ligase activator of nfkb 1-A codes for MEGFFVTISEAACLGVSLALSGFSFYLYKKSRTTIDKLNNAPRLTIDKKLKDILKVTPGACLRYVVIEGGVKPAGKPLISWYNKENVGVLRRFMVKEHRLLWNGFLRTWTDNERLLHENIEAVPFLLVGLDNTEIRVLSPLQAAGLDMEVTYEKFHQVSHSLGDLMGQYFTGEKPKGQLEIEEMLKVGTNLTGVGELNLDTDGTLSLRPPSNGSQYFLTPADFDTLQGENEDIAFWWKVLAITSALAGAAIIFWAGLRYYRHLKALREQERERREFNRLQNNVPDQDNLQDVAMCVICLSQPRNCVLLDCGHVCCCHTCYQALPQQYCPICRQRIVRVLPLYQV; via the exons ATGGAAGGATTCTTCGTGACAATTTCAGAGGCAGCATGTCTTGGAGTGAGCCTTGCTCTCTCAGGCTTCTCCTTCTACCTATATAAGAAGAGCCGAACAACAATAGACAAACTCAAC AATGCTCCACGGTTAACCATAGATAAAAAACTCAAAGACATCTTGAAAGTTACTCCAGGAGCGTGTCTACGGTATGTCGTCATTGAAG GTGGTGTAAAACCAGCTGGAAAGCCTCTCATTAGTTGGtacaacaaagaaaatgttgGTGTGCTGCGTAGATTCATGGTGAAAGAACACAGGCTGTTGTGGAACGGATTTTTACGTACATG GACAGATAATGAACGACTCTTGCACGAAAACATAGAGGCGGTGCCCTTTTTATTAGTGGGACTGGATAATACCGAAATCAGAGTCTTGTCGCCTTTACAGGCCGCTGGGCTGGACATGGAGGTCACATATGAGAAATTTCACCAGGTCAGTCACAGTTTGGGTGACCTCATGGGACAGTACTTTACTGGGGAGAAGCCAAAAGGTCAACTGGAGATCGAGGAAATGCTCAAA GTGGGGACAAATCTTACAGGTGTAGGCGAATTGAATCTGGACACAGATGGCACTCTGAGTCTCCGACCCCCTTCTAACGGTTCACAGTACTTCCTGACCCCAGCGGACTTTGACACCCTGCAAGGGGAGAATGAAGACATTGCTTTTTGGTGGAAAGTGTTGGCCATTACTTCTGCTTTGGCAGGGGCAGCAATCATTTTCTGGGCCGGGTTACGCTACTACCGCCACCTTAAGGCTCTCAGGGAGCAGGAACGGGAAAGAAGGGAATTTAACAGACTGCAAAATAATGTACCAGACCAGGACAACCTTCAAGACGTGGCCATGTGTGTTATTTGCCTCAGTCAGCCCCGTAACTGTGTCCTGTTGGACTGTGGACACGTGTGCTGCTGCCACACCTGCTACCAGGCTCTGCCACAGCAATATTGCCCTATTTGTAGACAGAGGATTGTAAGAGTGCTACCTCTATATCAAGTCTGA